A window of Leptospira hartskeerlii contains these coding sequences:
- a CDS encoding sensor histidine kinase: MNAKPKILIVDDRPENLVALETVLKDLDVDLIRALSGNEALKATLHNDFALALLDIQMPEMDGYELASILREEEKTARLPFIFISAVYTDNLNVFKGYERGAFSFITKPFEPQILRNKVKFFVDKHLQEISLHVLNEDLQKKNEELENANKELDAFCYSVSHDLRGPLRAIEGFAKILQEDYTKDLDEEGKRILGVIVGSTLKMDKLIDSLLLLSRMGKKEITKTIVNVSELVQHILYELQSDAQNGKTKILVGELFPAMGDVELLAQVFINLVSNAIKYSFKKENPVVEIGCNQSNRENIYFVKDNGAGFNMKYQNRLFGVFQRLHDNRDFEGVGIGLAIVHRIISRHGGKVWAEGEVGQGATFYFTLPQIEEI, from the coding sequence ATGAATGCCAAACCTAAAATACTGATCGTAGATGATAGGCCGGAAAATCTGGTGGCATTGGAAACAGTGTTAAAGGATCTGGATGTGGATTTGATCCGTGCATTGAGTGGGAACGAGGCATTAAAGGCGACATTACACAATGATTTTGCATTGGCATTATTGGATATCCAAATGCCGGAAATGGATGGATACGAACTTGCGAGTATTTTAAGAGAGGAGGAGAAGACTGCAAGATTACCTTTTATCTTTATATCCGCGGTTTACACGGATAATTTGAATGTGTTTAAAGGTTACGAAAGAGGAGCATTCAGCTTTATCACAAAACCCTTTGAACCTCAGATACTCAGAAACAAAGTAAAGTTTTTCGTAGACAAACATTTACAAGAGATCTCTCTTCATGTTCTAAATGAGGATCTTCAAAAGAAAAACGAAGAATTAGAAAATGCGAACAAGGAGCTGGATGCATTCTGTTATTCGGTTTCCCATGATTTGAGAGGGCCATTACGCGCTATCGAAGGTTTTGCTAAAATTCTTCAGGAAGATTATACGAAGGATTTGGATGAAGAGGGAAAACGGATACTAGGAGTGATCGTTGGAAGCACTCTGAAGATGGATAAGTTGATCGATAGCCTGCTTCTTCTCTCTAGAATGGGAAAGAAGGAAATTACCAAAACTATCGTGAATGTTTCGGAACTTGTGCAGCATATATTATATGAACTGCAATCGGATGCGCAGAATGGAAAAACTAAAATACTTGTCGGAGAATTATTTCCGGCTATGGGCGATGTGGAATTACTCGCACAAGTTTTTATAAATTTGGTTTCCAACGCGATCAAGTATTCTTTTAAAAAAGAAAACCCCGTTGTCGAGATAGGATGTAATCAATCGAATAGGGAGAATATTTACTTCGTGAAAGATAACGGCGCAGGTTTTAACATGAAATACCAGAACAGACTTTTCGGAGTATTCCAAAGATTACACGATAATCGGGACTTCGAAGGTGTAGGTATAGGACTTGCGATCGTTCATCGGATCATTTCTAGACATGGCGGAAAAGTTTGGGCAGAAGGCGAAGTAGGCCAGGGAGCAACTTTCTATTTTACACTTCCGCAGATCGAAGAAATTTAA
- a CDS encoding ArsR/SmtB family transcription factor encodes MERVPNPKTVKLTEKEFTKISRALAEPRRFQLLQCIGSNDEPTACSTLNKSQDISPATLSHHIKELENAGLIETSKEGKFVNITLRRDIFKAYLDKLSQI; translated from the coding sequence ATGGAGAGAGTGCCGAACCCCAAAACAGTAAAACTCACTGAAAAGGAATTTACTAAAATTTCCAGGGCCCTTGCTGAGCCTAGGAGATTTCAACTTCTGCAATGTATCGGCTCTAACGATGAGCCTACTGCCTGCAGCACTCTGAACAAATCCCAAGATATTAGCCCTGCTACTCTTTCTCATCATATTAAAGAATTGGAAAATGCCGGCCTAATAGAGACTTCTAAAGAAGGTAAATTCGTGAATATTACCCTGAGAAGGGATATATTTAAGGCCTATCTGGATAAACTTTCTCAAATCTGA
- a CDS encoding OsmC family protein, with protein sequence MSDIEVTVLSTPENYKTILRSKNHEVIADESKEDGGGDLGPSPHEYLLLSLGACTDITIRMYAQRKKMDLKEVIVELNLTRWTDHTEIHRIVKLEGNLSEQERERLLQVANACPVHKTLTHPIQIETKLG encoded by the coding sequence ATGAGCGACATCGAAGTAACAGTACTCAGCACTCCTGAAAATTATAAAACGATCCTTCGTAGCAAGAACCACGAAGTTATCGCTGACGAATCCAAAGAAGACGGTGGAGGAGATCTAGGACCTTCTCCACATGAATATCTTCTTCTTTCTTTGGGAGCTTGCACGGACATTACAATTCGAATGTATGCTCAAAGAAAGAAGATGGATCTAAAAGAAGTGATCGTAGAACTGAATCTGACGAGATGGACGGATCATACTGAGATCCACAGGATTGTAAAGTTAGAAGGGAATTTGAGTGAACAGGAAAGAGAGAGACTTTTACAAGTTGCAAACGCTTGTCCTGTCCACAAAACTCTGACCCATCCTATCCAAATAGAGACCAAACTGGGTTAA
- a CDS encoding chemotaxis protein CheB, with protein sequence MGYEAIVIGVSSGGLNALMKILPFLPENYPCPIVVVQHVSPRSDGYWIESMNRTCNLNVKEADEKEKIERGNIYMAPANYHLLVEKDKTFSLSTEARVNFARPSIDVLFGSAADAYGDGLIGLILTGSNSDGAIGLRKIKEEGGLTIVQDPETAESPSMPLYAISASSVDHILPLDEISGFLKGLV encoded by the coding sequence ATGGGGTACGAGGCAATTGTGATCGGAGTTTCTTCAGGAGGATTAAATGCACTTATGAAGATACTACCTTTTCTTCCTGAAAATTATCCTTGCCCCATCGTAGTCGTGCAACATGTGAGTCCTCGTTCTGACGGATACTGGATAGAGAGTATGAACAGGACCTGCAATTTGAACGTAAAGGAAGCAGACGAAAAAGAAAAGATAGAACGAGGGAATATTTATATGGCTCCTGCAAATTACCATCTTTTGGTGGAAAAAGACAAAACATTCTCTTTAAGCACTGAGGCAAGAGTGAATTTTGCAAGACCTTCCATAGATGTGCTTTTTGGATCCGCAGCGGATGCATATGGAGATGGATTGATCGGACTCATTTTGACCGGTTCCAATTCTGACGGGGCCATAGGACTTAGAAAAATAAAAGAAGAAGGTGGACTGACAATCGTACAAGACCCGGAGACCGCAGAATCACCTTCGATGCCTCTATATGCGATCTCGGCTTCTTCCGTGGATCATATTCTTCCTTTAGATGAGATTAGTGGATTTTTAAAGGGATTAGTTTAG
- a CDS encoding enoyl-CoA hydratase/isomerase family protein translates to MNYLREPIQLKNGRAECIKIQTNDQNSLTRENMIELENILAEIDKDDNIRAVLLSSDNPKFFSNGIDAENILNTPREKLTEEMGQIVILFGKLLSFGKPLIAEVTGYAMGGGAVITLSCDFKFMLEGKARIAFTEVLVGLPLPISFIDKLKTTVKSEYLNEVCLLGTAYKAGEAKEISLINETAENKEDLRKLVLKKLDEVMAIAPSAYRRTKAAINKEINDKFESQLEFTKSSFEDPTVVANLLEAMSALKEKRRPKLT, encoded by the coding sequence ATGAACTATTTGCGGGAACCAATCCAATTAAAGAACGGCCGAGCCGAATGTATTAAAATTCAAACTAACGATCAGAATTCTTTGACCAGGGAGAATATGATAGAACTGGAAAACATCCTGGCTGAGATCGATAAGGACGATAATATCCGTGCGGTCCTTTTGAGTTCCGACAATCCTAAATTTTTTTCCAATGGTATCGATGCGGAGAATATACTAAATACTCCCAGAGAAAAACTCACCGAAGAGATGGGTCAGATCGTGATCCTATTCGGAAAACTTTTGAGTTTTGGAAAACCGTTGATTGCAGAGGTGACCGGTTACGCAATGGGAGGTGGTGCAGTTATCACTCTTTCCTGCGATTTCAAATTTATGTTGGAAGGTAAAGCAAGGATCGCATTTACCGAGGTTTTAGTAGGTCTTCCTCTTCCGATCAGCTTTATCGATAAATTGAAGACCACTGTTAAGTCTGAATACTTAAACGAAGTTTGTCTTTTAGGAACCGCTTATAAGGCGGGAGAAGCCAAGGAAATTTCCTTAATCAACGAAACTGCAGAAAATAAAGAAGATCTGCGTAAACTTGTTCTGAAAAAACTGGATGAGGTAATGGCAATCGCTCCAAGCGCTTACAGAAGAACAAAGGCCGCAATCAACAAAGAGATCAATGATAAATTCGAATCTCAGTTGGAATTCACTAAGAGCAGTTTTGAAGATCCCACGGTAGTTGCAAATTTACTGGAAGCGATGAGCGCTTTAAAAGAAAAAAGAAGACCAAAGCTTACCTAA
- a CDS encoding MFS transporter, which yields MKFTFSKYQIFVIALLAFIQFTVVLDFMILSPLGVQVMNQLKISTTKFGLVVSAYAFSAGISGILAAGFADKFDRKKMLLFFYSGFVLGTALCGIAPNYEFLLFARVVTGIFGGVIASISFAIIADLFPLEVRGRVMGLVMTAFAASQVFGLPIGMYFSNLWGWQSPFWMVAIISGLVGIAAAFYLQPLVSHLSGKTEHNAVKHLVLTAGNSNYLPGFLATMLLATGGYMLMPFGSAFSVHNLGISLEDLPLVYLATGAVSMVAGPRIGKAADKYGKYSVFLVSSLIACGILLYYTAMGISPLSFVISINSALFIMITGRIISANALTSAVPELKDRGAYMAISSSLQQLSGGIASYAAGLIVVQTPSGYIEGYRNLGYVVIVAILITVAIMYKVNEYVLSKQPAPVKSPETELVSET from the coding sequence ATGAAATTTACATTTAGTAAATACCAAATCTTTGTAATAGCCTTATTGGCATTTATCCAATTCACAGTGGTGCTTGATTTTATGATCTTATCCCCGTTAGGAGTTCAGGTCATGAATCAACTAAAAATATCCACGACTAAGTTTGGGTTGGTGGTCTCTGCTTATGCGTTTAGCGCGGGGATTTCCGGGATCCTGGCCGCTGGTTTTGCGGATAAATTCGACCGTAAAAAGATGTTACTATTTTTTTATAGCGGTTTCGTTTTAGGAACAGCTCTTTGCGGGATCGCACCGAATTACGAATTTCTACTATTTGCAAGGGTAGTGACCGGTATTTTCGGCGGTGTGATTGCTTCTATCAGCTTTGCCATCATTGCGGATCTATTTCCTTTGGAAGTAAGAGGGAGAGTGATGGGGCTTGTGATGACTGCATTTGCTGCCAGCCAAGTTTTCGGCCTTCCGATCGGAATGTATTTTTCAAACCTTTGGGGCTGGCAATCTCCTTTCTGGATGGTCGCTATCATTAGTGGTCTTGTGGGAATTGCAGCGGCATTTTACCTCCAACCTCTCGTTTCTCATCTGAGCGGAAAGACCGAACATAATGCCGTCAAACACTTGGTTTTAACTGCCGGGAATTCAAATTATCTTCCCGGATTTTTGGCAACTATGCTTTTGGCAACCGGTGGATATATGCTTATGCCTTTCGGTTCCGCGTTCAGCGTCCATAACTTAGGGATTTCTTTAGAAGATCTGCCATTAGTATATCTGGCGACCGGGGCTGTAAGCATGGTTGCGGGACCCCGGATCGGAAAAGCAGCGGATAAATATGGAAAATATTCCGTATTCCTAGTTTCTTCCTTAATAGCTTGCGGGATCCTGCTTTATTATACCGCGATGGGGATCTCCCCGCTTTCATTTGTAATATCAATCAACTCTGCTCTATTCATTATGATTACTGGTAGGATAATTTCGGCTAACGCATTGACTTCTGCGGTTCCGGAACTTAAGGACAGGGGAGCTTATATGGCAATCAGTTCTTCTCTGCAACAGTTATCCGGAGGGATTGCATCTTACGCGGCAGGATTGATCGTAGTCCAGACACCGAGCGGATATATCGAGGGTTATCGAAACCTAGGGTATGTTGTGATTGTGGCTATTTTGATCACAGTTGCGATCATGTATAAGGTAAACGAATACGTTCTATCTAAACAACCTGCTCCTGTAAAAAGTCCGGAAACCGAATTGGTTTCGGAAACTTAA
- a CDS encoding NADPH-dependent FMN reductase — protein MLLEKISTGASLRLGIILGSTRKGRFGETVAKWFEEIAKQDYRFETDLIDLSEFSLPWDMSKNMDSDLPLFSDRIAEADVFVVITPEYNHGYPAYLKLAIDSLHEEWNAKPLGFVSYGGSSGGLRAVEQLRNVFAELRVTTVRDCVSFHWAHARFHNGRPTEEFRYTSSAEKLLNELYWWGNVLKQARMNFPQSVLRS, from the coding sequence ATGTTATTAGAGAAGATCAGTACTGGTGCAAGCCTTAGATTAGGAATCATATTAGGTAGTACAAGAAAAGGTAGGTTCGGGGAAACAGTTGCAAAATGGTTTGAAGAGATCGCTAAACAAGATTACCGATTTGAAACTGATCTAATCGATCTTTCTGAATTTTCTCTTCCTTGGGACATGTCAAAGAACATGGACTCGGATCTTCCCTTATTCTCGGATAGAATAGCTGAAGCCGATGTTTTTGTAGTAATTACACCGGAGTATAACCACGGATATCCTGCGTATTTAAAGTTGGCAATTGACTCACTTCATGAAGAATGGAATGCGAAGCCTCTTGGATTCGTTTCCTATGGAGGTAGTTCCGGCGGTTTAAGAGCGGTAGAACAACTTCGCAATGTATTTGCGGAATTGAGAGTGACTACTGTTCGAGACTGTGTTAGTTTTCATTGGGCTCATGCTAGATTTCATAATGGAAGACCTACGGAGGAATTTCGTTATACATCTTCGGCTGAGAAATTATTGAATGAATTGTATTGGTGGGGTAACGTTTTGAAACAAGCTAGAATGAATTTCCCACAATCGGTTCTGAGGTCCTGA
- the soxR gene encoding redox-sensitive transcriptional activator SoxR: MDKDEFLSIGQVSKRSGVASSALRFYEERRLIRSERAGSGHRQYPRHVLRRIAFIVFAQRVGLSLDEIAAEIAKLPEDHTPNGQDWSKLSKTWSLRIEEKIAELHRLKNGLSVCIGCGCLSLLTCKLANPQDKLGRYGSGPLRWMGKPKKQN, from the coding sequence GTGGATAAGGACGAATTTTTAAGCATCGGACAAGTATCCAAAAGAAGCGGAGTTGCCTCTTCTGCATTACGTTTTTATGAAGAAAGAAGACTGATCCGTTCCGAGAGAGCCGGCTCCGGCCATAGACAATATCCTAGACATGTTTTAAGAAGGATCGCATTCATAGTATTCGCGCAAAGAGTAGGACTCTCTTTAGACGAGATCGCTGCTGAGATTGCAAAACTTCCGGAAGATCATACTCCTAACGGACAGGACTGGTCTAAACTTTCCAAAACCTGGAGTTTACGTATAGAGGAGAAGATTGCGGAACTTCATAGATTAAAGAACGGACTCTCCGTTTGTATCGGTTGCGGTTGCCTTTCACTTCTAACTTGTAAATTAGCAAACCCACAAGACAAATTGGGAAGATACGGAAGCGGCCCTTTACGTTGGATGGGTAAACCTAAAAAACAAAATTAA
- a CDS encoding response regulator → MNMKGFTIRQRLILGFSILLILFIVSALFSMDKLSEANKRLLNIVDVSSKRINLSNEFMVGILEATRQEKNIILEKDPVRREYFKNRIFSSAEEADRKMNELETLLDADGKKIFDQYKKAWLNFRPSLEELVSLAMIGQSEKAFAISVEKGMKMRDFAVKRAAELNSLNEKKMESDKIRNDQDYYSALRFLIFSLLANVLLSLVVFYWIVSTISRRISTITSEAEKIASREFADHDLKDVSKDELTPIFDSLASINDSFKEVTHNANSVASGNYSVDLVPRSEKDMLGNSLVKMTRSLRSTTAENERHNWITQGQNQLNEKLRGDQTVEDLAQEIVNFLGKYLRAQVGAIYLLDERDKSLRLTGEYAFTGGKTLEKFSFKEGLVGQVAFEQKVILLTDLKEEQIRIVSSFLDARPTNVLVLPFLYDGQTLGVVEIGKLDHFTELEVEFSKSCMENVGISINSAIARKKILELLEETQAQSEELQSQQEELKQMNEELEEQTQALRQQQEELRITNEELEEQTQALEVKNKEVEAARSDIEQKSKQLEVSSKYKSEFLANMSHELRTPLNSLLILSKDLSENNKKNLSSDQIESANIIYKSGQDLLVLINEVLDLSKIESGKMQINIERVDIRKFVDSLLKDFKHQADKKELSMIGFVSEDCPEYISTDLQRLNQILKNLLSNALKFTEKGKISLEVRPEGHQKIVISVSDTGIGIPEEKQMSIFEAFQQADGSTSRKYGGTGLGLSISRELAKILSGHINLESKINQGSTFSLLLPLEIKKENLSTPTEREVPLTEQKPYSIPKETRFINSPSAEDDRENISENDKIVLIIEDDLKFAAVLIKQAHDKNFKCLSASTGEDGLILAEKRLPNAIILDLNLPGINGNTVLNELKANPKVRHIPVHVISGNEYSIEPIKEGAVEYLVKPVNKKELEEAFNRIENFINRKMKNLLIIEDDDNSRIAMRKLIGNGDVKCFEASNGKDAIKAYQENYFDCIVLDIGLPDMSGFELIYELEKIKGQTMPPIIIYTGKELTREENAELQKYAESIIIKGVKSEERLLDETALFLHRTISKLPEGKQKIINNLYDKEAIFQKKKVLLVDDDMRNVFALSKILKDRGMEVFKADNGKTALSSLDSQHDMDIVLMDIMMPEMDGYETMRRIRSEKRYDKLPIIALTAKAMKDDRQKCIDAGANDYISKPVDVERLLSLMRVWLSR, encoded by the coding sequence ATGAATATGAAAGGATTCACGATTCGCCAGAGACTGATTTTAGGATTTTCTATACTTCTTATCTTGTTCATAGTAAGCGCATTGTTCTCAATGGACAAACTTTCCGAGGCTAATAAAAGGCTTTTGAATATAGTGGATGTCTCTTCTAAGAGGATCAATTTATCAAACGAATTTATGGTGGGTATCTTAGAAGCCACTAGACAGGAAAAGAATATCATTCTGGAAAAAGATCCCGTCCGAAGGGAATATTTTAAGAACAGGATCTTTTCCTCCGCTGAAGAAGCGGATAGAAAAATGAACGAGCTTGAAACTCTCTTGGATGCGGACGGCAAGAAGATTTTCGATCAATACAAAAAAGCATGGCTGAATTTTAGGCCTAGTTTGGAAGAACTAGTTTCCCTCGCTATGATAGGACAGTCTGAAAAAGCTTTTGCGATATCCGTAGAAAAAGGGATGAAGATGAGAGACTTTGCGGTAAAACGAGCGGCCGAATTGAACTCACTGAACGAAAAAAAAATGGAGTCCGACAAAATACGGAACGATCAGGATTATTATTCAGCGCTCCGATTTTTGATCTTCTCTTTGCTAGCAAATGTTCTACTCTCGTTAGTCGTTTTTTATTGGATTGTCTCTACGATTTCAAGAAGGATTTCTACTATCACTTCGGAAGCGGAAAAGATCGCGAGTAGGGAATTTGCGGATCATGATCTTAAGGATGTTTCCAAAGACGAATTAACCCCTATATTCGATTCTTTAGCAAGCATCAACGACAGCTTTAAGGAAGTGACGCATAATGCGAATTCTGTGGCATCTGGAAATTATTCCGTCGATCTGGTGCCTAGATCTGAAAAGGACATGTTGGGGAATTCGTTAGTGAAGATGACCCGATCGCTCCGCTCCACGACTGCAGAGAACGAAAGGCATAATTGGATAACCCAAGGCCAAAACCAATTGAATGAAAAATTAAGAGGGGACCAAACTGTTGAAGACCTTGCCCAGGAAATCGTAAATTTTTTAGGAAAATATCTAAGGGCACAAGTAGGAGCAATCTATCTTTTAGACGAGAGAGACAAATCTCTTAGATTGACCGGAGAGTATGCGTTCACCGGTGGAAAAACTTTGGAGAAGTTTTCATTCAAAGAAGGTTTAGTAGGCCAGGTCGCATTCGAACAAAAAGTAATCTTATTAACGGATCTGAAAGAAGAACAAATCCGGATTGTTTCTTCTTTTTTGGATGCAAGGCCGACTAACGTTCTTGTGCTTCCATTCTTATACGACGGTCAGACGCTTGGAGTGGTCGAAATCGGAAAATTGGATCATTTTACCGAACTAGAAGTGGAATTTTCCAAAAGCTGCATGGAGAATGTGGGTATTAGCATAAATTCTGCCATTGCCAGAAAGAAGATCTTGGAATTGTTGGAAGAAACTCAAGCTCAAAGTGAGGAACTCCAAAGCCAACAAGAAGAATTAAAACAAATGAATGAAGAGCTGGAGGAGCAGACTCAAGCTCTAAGACAACAACAGGAAGAACTTAGGATCACTAATGAAGAATTAGAAGAGCAAACCCAAGCCTTGGAAGTAAAAAACAAGGAAGTGGAAGCTGCAAGATCAGATATAGAGCAAAAAAGTAAACAATTAGAGGTCAGCAGTAAATACAAATCCGAATTTTTGGCAAACATGTCCCATGAACTTCGGACTCCACTAAACAGCCTCTTGATCCTTTCCAAAGATCTTTCCGAAAACAATAAGAAGAACCTGAGTTCTGACCAGATAGAGAGTGCGAATATTATCTATAAAAGCGGTCAGGACCTATTGGTATTGATCAATGAAGTATTAGATCTTTCTAAAATTGAATCCGGCAAGATGCAGATCAATATAGAGAGAGTCGATATTCGGAAATTTGTAGATTCTTTATTAAAAGATTTCAAACACCAAGCGGATAAAAAGGAATTAAGTATGATCGGTTTTGTATCCGAGGATTGCCCTGAGTATATTTCTACCGATCTTCAACGTTTGAACCAGATCCTTAAAAATTTATTATCGAATGCGCTAAAATTTACGGAAAAGGGAAAAATTTCCCTGGAAGTTCGTCCGGAAGGACATCAGAAAATTGTAATATCCGTTTCAGATACAGGAATAGGCATCCCGGAAGAAAAGCAGATGTCCATATTCGAAGCGTTCCAGCAAGCGGATGGAAGCACTTCTCGAAAATATGGAGGAACCGGTCTTGGGCTATCGATTTCCAGAGAATTGGCTAAAATTTTAAGCGGTCATATCAATTTAGAAAGTAAGATCAATCAGGGATCTACATTCTCTCTTTTGCTTCCTTTAGAAATAAAAAAGGAAAATTTATCTACTCCTACAGAAAGAGAAGTCCCTTTAACGGAACAAAAACCTTATTCTATTCCTAAAGAAACTCGATTTATAAATTCTCCGAGCGCGGAAGACGATAGGGAAAATATTTCGGAAAATGATAAAATAGTCCTGATCATTGAAGATGATCTGAAATTTGCCGCCGTTCTGATCAAACAAGCGCATGATAAAAACTTTAAATGTTTATCAGCTTCCACTGGAGAAGATGGACTGATACTTGCTGAAAAACGTCTGCCTAACGCAATCATTTTGGACCTGAACCTTCCCGGGATCAATGGGAACACGGTTTTGAATGAACTCAAAGCCAATCCGAAAGTAAGGCATATCCCCGTCCATGTTATCTCAGGTAATGAGTATTCCATTGAACCGATCAAAGAGGGTGCAGTGGAATATTTAGTTAAACCGGTGAACAAAAAGGAATTGGAAGAAGCGTTTAATAGAATAGAGAATTTCATCAATCGAAAGATGAAAAACCTCCTGATCATTGAAGATGACGACAATTCTAGGATCGCTATGAGAAAGTTGATCGGGAATGGAGATGTAAAATGTTTCGAAGCAAGCAACGGCAAAGACGCAATTAAGGCTTACCAGGAAAATTATTTTGACTGCATTGTTTTAGATATTGGCCTTCCCGATATGAGTGGATTCGAACTTATCTACGAGTTGGAGAAAATAAAAGGCCAAACAATGCCACCTATTATTATTTATACGGGCAAAGAGTTAACCAGAGAAGAAAATGCGGAACTCCAAAAATATGCGGAGAGTATTATTATTAAAGGAGTGAAATCGGAAGAAAGACTGTTGGATGAAACTGCTCTATTTTTGCATAGGACCATCAGTAAACTTCCGGAAGGGAAACAAAAGATCATAAACAATCTATACGACAAGGAAGCCATTTTTCAGAAGAAGAAAGTACTTCTTGTGGATGATGATATGAGGAACGTATTCGCTTTATCTAAAATTTTAAAGGACCGGGGAATGGAAGTGTTTAAAGCGGATAATGGAAAGACTGCCTTAAGTTCTCTGGATTCTCAGCATGATATGGATATAGTTCTAATGGATATCATGATGCCAGAGATGGACGGATACGAAACCATGAGAAGGATCCGATCCGAAAAAAGATATGATAAACTTCCTATCATTGCACTCACCGCCAAAGCGATGAAAGACGATCGACAAAAATGTATAGATGCGGGAGCAAACGATTATATCTCCAAGCCGGTAGACGTGGAAAGATTACTTTCTTTGATGAGAGTTTGGTTGAGTCGGTGA
- a CDS encoding SDR family NAD(P)-dependent oxidoreductase — MSQLKGKVAVVTGASKGIGASIAKTLGSAGASVVVNYSSSKEGADKVVAEIEKQGGKAIAVQGDMSKSSDVKRLFSETKKAFGSINILVNNAGVFEFAPLEAVTEDEFHRQMNTNVLGPILATQESLNHFAPEGGSVINISSIVSDIPVPNSVVYASTKGALDTVSQVLALELSSKKIRVNTIAPGGVETEGAHRLGMIGSDMEKMIVSKTPLGRLGQPEDIAKVALFLASEDSYWLTGERISASGGFR; from the coding sequence ATGAGTCAGTTAAAAGGTAAAGTTGCAGTGGTAACAGGAGCTTCCAAGGGAATTGGAGCGAGTATCGCTAAAACATTAGGTTCCGCAGGTGCTTCCGTGGTGGTGAACTATTCTTCCAGTAAAGAAGGCGCAGATAAGGTTGTTGCAGAGATTGAAAAACAAGGAGGCAAAGCAATCGCGGTACAAGGTGACATGTCCAAGTCTTCCGATGTAAAACGTTTGTTTTCAGAAACGAAAAAAGCCTTCGGTTCGATAAATATTCTAGTCAATAACGCGGGTGTATTCGAGTTCGCTCCTTTAGAAGCGGTTACGGAAGATGAGTTTCATAGACAGATGAATACGAATGTTCTTGGGCCTATTCTCGCCACTCAGGAATCCCTAAATCATTTTGCTCCGGAAGGTGGATCAGTGATCAATATTAGTTCCATCGTGAGCGACATCCCTGTTCCGAATTCAGTTGTATATGCTTCTACAAAAGGTGCATTGGATACGGTTTCCCAAGTATTGGCTCTGGAACTTAGTTCCAAAAAGATCAGAGTGAATACGATCGCTCCGGGAGGTGTGGAAACGGAAGGAGCTCATAGACTTGGAATGATAGGAAGTGATATGGAGAAGATGATCGTTTCCAAAACTCCTTTAGGAAGATTAGGACAACCGGAAGATATCGCTAAGGTTGCACTGTTCTTAGCTTCGGAAGATTCTTATTGGCTTACTGGAGAAAGGATCAGTGCGTCTGGCGGCTTTAGATAA
- a CDS encoding CheR family methyltransferase encodes MAAKDSTEIEIDLLLEAIYQKYGYDFRQYSDAHIKRRIMNRMVLSGYNTVSEMQFQLLHNKSFANDLLHDLSITVTEMFRDPNFYRSVREKIVPILKTYPFIKIWHAGCSTGEEAYSMAILLTEEGLMERTTIYATDFNQRALDEAKQGIFSNNLIKEYTSNYQASGGRSAFSDYYTADDNMAIIGQNLKKNIVWANHNLVTDSVFAEVHMILCRNVLIYFKRELQNKVHRMFYESLINGGVLCLGSKEGMYFSELKDAYQDLDPRQKIFKKKY; translated from the coding sequence ATGGCAGCTAAGGATAGTACCGAGATAGAGATCGATTTATTATTGGAGGCTATCTATCAGAAATACGGCTACGACTTTAGGCAATATTCAGACGCTCATATAAAACGTAGGATCATGAATCGGATGGTATTGTCCGGATATAATACGGTTTCGGAGATGCAGTTTCAACTTCTACATAACAAAAGTTTTGCTAACGATCTTTTGCATGATCTGTCCATCACAGTTACTGAGATGTTCCGAGATCCAAACTTTTATAGATCCGTTCGCGAAAAGATCGTCCCTATCTTAAAAACTTATCCTTTCATAAAGATTTGGCATGCGGGTTGTTCAACGGGAGAAGAGGCGTATTCCATGGCGATCCTTCTTACTGAAGAAGGCCTGATGGAGAGAACAACCATATATGCGACAGATTTCAATCAGCGTGCCTTGGACGAAGCGAAACAAGGTATATTTTCGAATAATCTAATAAAGGAATATACTTCTAATTATCAAGCGTCGGGGGGAAGGTCCGCTTTTTCGGATTATTATACCGCAGATGATAATATGGCTATCATCGGCCAAAATCTAAAAAAGAATATAGTTTGGGCAAATCACAACCTAGTGACGGACAGTGTGTTTGCAGAAGTCCATATGATATTGTGCAGAAATGTGCTTATTTATTTTAAAAGGGAACTTCAGAACAAAGTGCATAGAATGTTTTACGAAAGTTTAATTAACGGAGGAGTTCTATGTTTGGGCTCAAAGGAGGGAATGTATTTTAGCGAATTAAAAGATGCATACCAAGACTTGGATCCGAGACAGAAAATATTCAAAAAGAAATATTAA